Proteins from a genomic interval of Trichoderma breve strain T069 chromosome 2, whole genome shotgun sequence:
- a CDS encoding RNase P subunit p30 domain-containing protein, protein MLYDLNIAWSPATPTDRLLQTLTTAHSLGFATVALNHTLELPFPANPTTPFPALPSSSSSDSNNNKLPHVLHRATLPLADPAASNYRLPSLVSVYDLLAIRPLTEKAFQNACLTLDIPIISLDMAQHFPFYFRPKPCMAAVSRGVRFEICYSQALLAADPRGRANFISNATNLIRATRGRGIIISSEAKSAFGLRAPADIVNLFNVWGLQSEKAMEGLRTIPRSVVVNEGMKRDGFRGVINIVQVIKKDAVEGDQTDDQSSAAEQPGKRKNQKRKNGGEDAQPISKREAKKMKLAARAAASEKKVS, encoded by the coding sequence ATGCTCTACGACCTCAACATCGCCTGGTCCCCGGCCACGCCCACCGACCGCCTCCTCCAAACCCTCACAACCGCCCACTCTCTGGGCTTCGCCACCGTCGCCCTCAACCACACCCTCGAGCTGCCCTTTCCAGCAAATCCCACAACGCCCTTTCCAGCTctcccatcatcttcatcctcagactccaacaacaacaagctcCCCCACGTCCTCCACCGCGCCACCCTCCCCCTCGCCGatccagcagcctcaaactACCGCCTCCCCTCCCTCGTCTCCGTCTACGACCTCCTCGCCATCCGCCCACTCACTGAAAAGGCCTTCCAGAACGCCTGCCTCACCCTCGACatccccatcatctccctcgACATGGCCCAGCACTTCCCCTTCTACTTCCGCCCGAAGCCCTGCATGGCCGCCGTCTCCAGGGGCGTCCGCTTCGAAATCTGCTACTCCCAggccctcctcgccgccgaCCCCCGCGGCCGCgcaaacttcatctccaacgccacAAACCTCATCAGGGCCACCCGCGGccgcggcatcatcatcagcagcgAGGCGAAATCCGCTTTCGGCCTACGAGCCCCCGCCGACATTGtcaacctcttcaacgtATGGGGCCTGCAGAGTGAAAAGGCCATGGAAGGGCTAAGAACGATACCGCGGAGCGTCGTCGTCAACGAGGGCATGAAGAGGGACGGGTTTAGGGGCGTCATCAACATCGTCCAGGTGATCAAGAAGGATGCCGTTGAAGGCGATCAGACCGACGACCAGTCCTCGGCGGCGGAGCAGCCTGGCAAGAGGAAGAATCAGAAGCGCAAAAATGGCGGCGAAGATGCCCAGCCCATCAGCAAGCGAGAAGCGAAAAAGATGAAACTGGCGGCAAGGGCAGCCGCATCTGAAAAAAAGGTGTCATGA